TATATAAGACTAGCCCTACCGTTAATACGGGCTTGCGACCAACTTTGTCTGAAACCCGGCCAATAATGGGTGAGGCCACAAATTGTGCCAATGCGAATAGCGCATTCATTATTCCCATATCGGTAGCCGTTAAATGCAGTTCATTTTTAATAAACGGCATGACTGGAATAACTAAACTAATCCCTAAACAAACTAAAAACTCACTAAAAACTAAAATTAAAATTGCGCGTCGTGTTTGTCGATCCATGCGACCTCACCTCTTCAATCAATTGTTAAATTTACACCGCTTTCCATCATATCAGGGACCCGGATTGAAAGCTAGCAGAAAGTTTGACACCATTTGCAACCCTTTTAGTCGGTAAAATATCGGCCAATCAGATACAATAAGCATAACTAAATTCTAAGGAGGACCTACTATGGATCAAGCTTTAACTGGTTTCACCAATATTCAACACTTAGACTCCGAAATCATCGTTGACCTGCGTTATGCCACCACTAATAACTTTACTCATCAAGTGATTTACGACTTTACCACGGCCATTGTTCGCACTGGCACGGCCCACAAACTCGCCAAGGCAAGCGCCCTGGTTAAACAACAAGGTTATCGACTCAAAGTCTGGGATGCTTATCGGCCCGTCAGCGCCCAGCGCCGTTTATTTGAAGTGTATCCTGATCCAGAATTTGTTGCCCAGCCTAATCCTAATTTCAGCCACCAAAAAGGCGTCACCTTAGATTTGACCCTGGCCCATCCTGATGGTAGTGAGTTAACAATGCCAACTGCCTTCGATGACTTCACGGCAGCTGCTCACCGTGACGCTCCTCGAACCGCACTTCAAGAAAAAAATTATCAGCTGCTGGACACCGCCATGACCGCCGCGGGCTTTGTCGGCTACGTTAACGAATGGTGGGACTACCGCGACACCGAAATGGACGCTTACCAACCCCTAGCCGCCGATCCCAACGACTATGCTTGACCAATCGCTTTCAAATAATATAAAGGTGGCCGCCAAACAGTCAGGTTATGAAACCCACTGTTTGGCGGTCACCTTATTTGGCTCATTATTTTTATGGATTCACCAGCACTTATTATTAAAACATGCTAGTTAGTTGGATTGTTGCCCGTCAGCATATGCGCGTCCTCGTCTGACTTCCAGGAAACCACTCGAGTGGCAGATGAACGGCCGCTTAACCCAAGCTAATCTGTCGCTGAACCATCTACTCCGTTAGACTTGGAACAAACGTTAACATAGCACATTCGTTTTGAATACCATCCCAGCGATTGGCAGCAATACCTGAAGAACGGTATCAGACACACTCCCCAAACAAGTTTACGCTAATCTGAACTTATTCCAGCGGGTCTAAGCTGGCTGTTCTTGATTTTAACAACCAGCACCTTCTGAACATAATTAGTGCAAAAACTTAATTATTCCGACGATAGCCATGTTCCTGATCTACTGCAGCCTGCGCTACTAAATTCAAGTAATTAAACGGTTCATCAAAGTTGGGTGAGAATAGCATATCCATGAAGGCTAATTCATCAATCGTATTACCATTATGAATCACTACGGACAACGTATTTGCTGATTGTGAAACTTCATGAGCACTCATTAGTTGACCACCCAAAACCTTCCGCGTTTGTTGATCATAAACCAACTCAATCATGACTTTCGCCGTGGTAGGCATAAAGTCCGGCCGATAATTGCCTTCATAAAAAGCTGCTTGGGCATCGAAGTTAGCTGCTTTGGCCGCCGTTAAGGTCAGACCTGCACAAGCCACGGTCTGATCAAAAATCAACATCCCAGTCGTCGCTTGCGTACCAATTGCACCTAAGCGTTTATCAAAGATATTAATTCCTGCCAGTGCACCTTGCCGAATTGCATGTGAGACTAATGGCATATAGGCGTGTTCCTTCGTAGGATTAAAGTTAACTTCCGTCACATCGCCAGCCGCAAATATATCCGGGTTGGAGGTTCCCATATAACGGTCCGTTACAATGGCCCCCTGCTTCGTTCGGTTGACCTGTCCCGCCAATAACTCTGATTGTGGAATCACCCCCGGACAAATAACAGCCATATCAAATATTTCTTCACTATCAGCGGTTGCAACTCGTAGTCGATTATCAGCCGTATCACTAAAAGCCGTCACTTGTGCATTGGTTCTAACTTGGATGCCTTTCGTCGTTAACAAGTCTTCGATCTTCTCAGAAATTTGTGGATCAAGATACTCATTAATTAAGTGGGGGCCCCGTTGAAACAACGTCACAGTGTGTCCAGACTTCACGTACCCCTCAGCAAGTTCCACCCCCGAATAGCCACCACCAACGATTGCAATATGGTGTGCATGTTTAGCTGCTTCGTAGAGTTGCTGGGCCTGTTCACATGTTTTGCAAAGCATGACCTTAGGATTCTCTACGCCCGGAATAGCCGGGATTGCAGTGATTGAACCCGTCGCCATGACTAACTTATCATAGTGATCCGTTTGTAATTCTTTTGTCTGTAAATTTTGAGCCAAAATTGTATGCTTATCAGCATTCACATTGATCACATCATACTGCATCCGCATCTGCACACCTTGTTCACTAAATTCACTAGGATTAGCGTACAACGCTTGATCCAAATTATGGATGGTACCCCCTAAGTGTAGATAAGTCCCACAAGACATATATGAAATATCCGCGTGCCGTTCATAGACG
This Lactiplantibacillus plantarum DNA region includes the following protein-coding sequences:
- a CDS encoding M15 family metallopeptidase — protein: MDQALTGFTNIQHLDSEIIVDLRYATTNNFTHQVIYDFTTAIVRTGTAHKLAKASALVKQQGYRLKVWDAYRPVSAQRRLFEVYPDPEFVAQPNPNFSHQKGVTLDLTLAHPDGSELTMPTAFDDFTAAAHRDAPRTALQEKNYQLLDTAMTAAGFVGYVNEWWDYRDTEMDAYQPLAADPNDYA
- a CDS encoding FAD-dependent oxidoreductase — translated: MKVAIIGCTHAGIAAMKQILKYYPGTEITVYERHADISYMSCGTYLHLGGTIHNLDQALYANPSEFSEQGVQMRMQYDVINVNADKHTILAQNLQTKELQTDHYDKLVMATGSITAIPAIPGVENPKVMLCKTCEQAQQLYEAAKHAHHIAIVGGGYSGVELAEGYVKSGHTVTLFQRGPHLINEYLDPQISEKIEDLLTTKGIQVRTNAQVTAFSDTADNRLRVATADSEEIFDMAVICPGVIPQSELLAGQVNRTKQGAIVTDRYMGTSNPDIFAAGDVTEVNFNPTKEHAYMPLVSHAIRQGALAGINIFDKRLGAIGTQATTGMLIFDQTVACAGLTLTAAKAANFDAQAAFYEGNYRPDFMPTTAKVMIELVYDQQTRKVLGGQLMSAHEVSQSANTLSVVIHNGNTIDELAFMDMLFSPNFDEPFNYLNLVAQAAVDQEHGYRRNN